CAGGACATTGCAGGTAATAAATGCCGATATCTCTACCTACAAGCACATCCGACATAAAGCGTGTTAAGTGACGTGAAGAAAGACTATCAACCAAGGTTTTAAGTTGCAGTAACGTTTCAGGGGCAGGACTGTAACAACTAGGCAGTGAATTGATACTCAATACTTTTCTGCTCACGTTACTTGGCAAGCGTTGCAAAAAAGCGCAGCGAACATACTGATAACCATCAACATATTTTAAAGTCGCTTCAATATGGACAATGGCGTTGCAAGCTAACTGCTCAACATATTCATTCATATTGAAACAATATACATTAATGCTAGTGCTGATGTCTGATAGCTTAATTATCCAATAAGCTTTACCGGATTTATCATAACGCTCAGTACTACCTACAAGGCTATAAGCACCTTTAAAGCGTTTAAAGGAAGCAACTTCAGCTAATAATGGCTGAATAGATTGCTCAACAGTTGCAGGGATTAATTGAGTTTGTGGTAAGTTAGTCATGATTAGCTCCTGGGAAGTTTTTCTTAAGAAGATTTTCAAATGCGCTACCGTCATTACGGGTTAAGTTAGGCACAAAACGAGAGTAAACTTGAAAAAGCATCTGAGTATTCGAGTGCCCCATCTGCTTTGCAATCCATTCTGGGGATTCGCCCGATGCAAGCCAAAGCGTGGCTGCGGTATGACGTGACTGATAAGGCCTACGTTTTTCTAGCCCAAGCCGTTTGAGTAAGGGATACCAAACACGTTTAGTCACATTATTATGCTCAATCGGCTGACCTGACAGAGTGCAAAATACGTAATCAGAAAGTGAGGAGCTAACTTGCTCTTGAAGCTTTAAGGCATCATAAACTGGTTGGCTCATTGTTATTTCACGTTGAGAGAAATCGTTTTTGGTATAGTCACATTCACCTGCAACAATAGTTTCGCGAACTTTAATCATGCGATTGTTAAAATCAACGTATTTCCACTTCAGACCATCAATTTCACCTGTACGCATGCCAGTTAAAAATCGAATAAGGTAATAGCGGCTATAGTCTTCTCTAACATTGGCTATTATTTTATTCACCTCCTCTAATGAAAAGGGATTCACATCCGTCTTTTCAATCTTCAATGGCTTGATTCGGATAAAAGGCGTGTTAAAATCATGACGATCGGCGGCCTCCTCAAATACTCTACGTAATGGATCCATTATTTTATTAATGCGATTGTTACTGAGCGTTAAGCGTCCATTTCGTCCCGGTTCTTTGGCGAGAGAGGTACGAAATTTGAGTAAATCAGCGCGAGTGATGCTGTCGATCTTCTTTCCTTTAAAGGTAGGAAGATAGTACTTATTCTTCATGCTTTTCATATTTTTGAGATGTGACGGTCGCCATTTCAATATGCTTTCTTCAAACCATTCATCAAGAAAGTCTTCAAAAGATGGCGTCTTCTTTGTCGTAGTTCCTGAAAGCTTTTGTTCATCGAGCAAGAGCTTTTGTGCAACCTTGCTGTTAGGAAAGTGATTTAGATAATCAAACTGGCCTGTCAGTAGTTCAGCATTGATTTGATCTAGCTTCTTTTGTAAGCGACGACGATTAACTTTTGTGTCACTTAGGTTTGTGTTTTCTCTACAGCGCTTACCCTGAAAGGTAAAATCAAAATAGAGATTTTTTGTGTCTTTACGTGATGAGAGCTTAGCCATGATTTACTACCTCCATTGGCTTTTTGCATGCAAGAGCTAAAGAGTCATGAGCAATGTTTAACATGTCTGATTCAATAGCTTCCCAGATAAAAAGAATTTTTCTCCGGCCAAAAGGCCTAATGTAATGCTTACCTTCAATTAAACACGCATCGAGTAACTCATTTCGTATTGTTCTCGCTGTGTAATGAATTCGATCAGATAATTGATCTGTAGTTAAATATGTTTGTTCCGATTTCATCGATCTTCTCCTTAATAAATGCTAACCTGAATGAACAAAAGATATTTAAATTATCAAAATGTCATTCTAGGTAACATAATAACACTCAAAATGTCATTTGCAATGTTTTTTTGTTATTTAGGATGACATAATTTTATTTAGGATGGGAAATGGTTTGATTAAGTGTCACTTGGCTCGGTTAATGGGCGAGAGAAAAATGAAGGTTATGGATGTTGCTAGAGAAACTGGCTTGAACAGAAATACTATAACTTTATTATATAAAGAAACGGCTCAACGGATTGATTTAGATGCCATTGATAAGCTTTGTGAGTTGTTTGATTGCGAGGTAGAAGATCTATTACAGCGAAAAGTTGATTGATATTAAATCGTTTAGCTAAGGTAAAAACTATTGAAATTAAGTTTTTACCTTTGATTACGATTTAGCAAAACTCAAAAGCTAGTTGCAAGCATCTTTTAATGCTTTGCAGGCTTTGAAACTAGGTACAGTTGATGCTGCAATTCTAATTTCAGCGCCAGTTTGTGGGTTACGTCCTTTGCGAGCAGCACGGGCAGATATTTTAAATGTACCAAATCTTACAAGGGTGACATCATTACCCTCGACAAGCTCGGAAGTAATTGTGTCCATTAAACTATTCAATGCTCTTCCTGCCGCTGATTAACTAATATCCGCGCTTTCGCAATTTTGTCTACTAGTTGTCCTTTGTTCATTATTGTTTTTATTAATACTAAAAAAATGGCTGCTTATAGCAATGGAGATGAAGTGAATTTTTATTTTTATCTTAAAAATGGGCACATAGAACCATAGAGTTTATGATCAATTGGTGGTAATAGTGAATGTTTAGCTATAACTCGTTATGGAGCACAAACAGTCATAGTTTAATGTGCCATCAATTTAAGCTTCACTTCATAAAGTTAAGCTACCGTGGTTAGTATTTATCTTAAAGTAGCCGTTCATCTTTTTTATCACCTACTTTTATTTCATATCAATATTTTTAAAACAGTCGGAACTACATACTATGCCAACCAAGCCTTACCAAAATTTTGTTGATGATCTCAGACAGGTGTTACCTAATGAACGCATTATTACAGACTATACAAAGAGGTTTGCTTACGGTGTAGATGCCAGTTTTTACCGATTGATTCCGAAAGTTGTTCTATTAATTGATAATGAAGAAGAGCTTATTTTTAGCCTTAGAAAGGCACATGTTGCCAACCTCGCTGTTACATTCAGGGCAGCGGGAACAAGTTTATCAGGTCAGGCACAATCCGATTCTATTTTGATCATGTTGACAAACAGTTGGCGACATCATGAAATACTGGATTTAGGGCTAAAGATCAAATTAGGTCCTGCTGTTATTGGCGCAGATGCCAATAAGTACTTGTTACCTTACGGTAGAAAAATAGGACCAGACCCTGCCTCCATTGATACTTGCAAAATAGCTGGAATAGCAGCAAATAATTCGAGTGGAATGTGCTGTGGTGTATCACAAAATAGTTATCACACATTGGCAAGCATTAGGGTGATATTAAATGATGGCAGTATATTTGATAATAGCTCATGTGAGCGTGTTGATGAGTTTAGAAAAAATCATTCTAACCTCTTAGATCAAATAAGCACTCTAGCTAATTCTACTAAGGATAATAAAGTACTAAAGGAACTGATCGAACATAAATATCGATTAAAAAATACGACAGGTTATGCAATTAATTCCTTAATTGATTTTGATGATCCTATTGATATTTTGGCCCATTTAATCATTGGCTCTGAAGGTACCCTAGGCTTTATTTCTTCGATAACATATCATACGGTAATTGAGCATAAATACCGAGCTTCGACTCTTATATTATTTCCCGATTTATCTGTTACTTGCAAAGTTGTAAGTATGTTGGCTAATGAAGAAGTCAGCGCAGTTGAACTACTAGATTACCGTTCGTTAAAGTCAGTAAGTAATATGGAAGGTTTACCTGATTTTATTCTTGATGTAAAAGAAGGAAATGCAGCTCTACTGATAGAAACTCGTGCTAATAATCAAGACAGTTTAAATGAACAAGCTAAATTACTAAACAAGGCTATTTCTGCATTTGAGCAAGTTGCTGCTATTAACTTTACTGATGATATTGAGCAATATAGTAAATTATGGGCTATTCGCAAACAAACTTTTCCTGCGGTTGGAGCAGTTCGTGAAACGGGCACAACTGTTATTATTGAAGATGTTGCTTTTCCTGTTGAGAAATTAGCGGAAGGTGTTGCTGCACTTCAGCAATTATTTGATAAATATCAGTATGATGAAGCTATTATCTTTGGTCATGCATTAGACGGTAATTTACACTTTGTGTTTACCCAAGACTTTGCCTCGCAAGTGGAAGTTGATCGGTACGAAGCCTTTATGAATGATGTTTGCCAACTCGTTGCTGTTGACTTTAAGGGTTCATTAAAAGCAGAGCATGGTACAGGGCGAAACATGGCCCCATTTATTGAACTAGAGTGGGGCAAACAGGGCTATCAGTTGATGCGAGATATCAAAGCATTATTTGATCCATCCAATCTGTTAAACCCTGGAGTGATTATCAATGACGATAATAAAGCGCATTTAAAATCATTGAAGGCTTTGCCAAAAGCGGATGATATTGTTGATAAATGTATAGAATGTGGTTTTTGTGAACCAGTATGTCCCTCTGTAGGTTTGAGTTTTACCCCAAGACAACGAATTAGCAGCTATCGAGAAATACAAAGGTTAAGAAAAAGTGATGAAGATCCTAACTTATTGGCCAAGCTTGAAGCTGATTATGAGTATTTAGGTATAGATACCTGCGCAGCTACTGGTTTATGTGCTCAGCGTTGCCCGGTTGGTATTAATACAGGGGATTTAGTAAGGAAATTTCGTAGTGAACGTAATCAAAAACATGAAAAAGTATCGATTAAGCTAGCCAATAACTTTAAAACAATTGAAAGTCTGACACGTTTTTCTTTAGCAAGTGTAGATTTAGCACAAAAAGTACTGGGTAATAATGTTATGTCATCGCTTAGTAAATTGTTGAGAAAACTAAGCTTTAATCGTTTACCTTTATGGACAGAAAGTATGCCTGCTAAGGCAAATTACCACCCTAAACCAGCTGTTGCTCTAGAGAGTGATTCTCGTCCTAAAGTTGTCTATTTTCCAAGTTGTGCAACGCGAACTATGGGACCTGCGAATGAAGCAAAACAGCAAAAGTCGTTAACTGCGGTAACCATGCGCTTACTTGAAAAAGCGGGTTTTGAGATTATTAGCCCAGACTTTTCTGGACAATGTTGCGGTATGCCCTTTAAAAGCAAAGGTATGTTTAATCAAGCCGAGCAAAAACGTCAAGCAACGGTGAATCAGTTAAATCAGCTAAGTAATAATGGACAGTTTCCTATTTTGTTTGATACCAGCCCATGTAAATCAATGTTGTCCGAAGGGGAAGGCGCTAGCAGCAATTTAACTATTTATGAGCCCGTAGGTTTTATTGAAGATATTTTGACGCAGCACCTTACGTTTAGTCCTATTGATGAAAGTATTATGCTACATGTGACTTGTACCAGTAGAAAAATGGGGTTAATGGATAAAATGATCTCATTAGCCAATCGCTGTGCAATAAAGGTGTATATACCTGAACATATCTATTGTTGCGGCTTTGCCGGTGATAAAGGTTTTACTTTGCCTGAGCTAAACGCAAGTGCTTTATCTACCTTAAAATCACAAGTACCTGATGATTGCAGTCAAGGTTATAGCAATAGTCGAACCTGTGAGATTGGTTTGTCAGAGCATTCAGGTATTGACTATCAATCGATTATTTACCTCGTTGACAAGGTTACACAGCCAAGGTTTCCAAAATAAATTAAGATAATTTTTCTTAGGCCTGTTTCAGATTATATTATCGTGGAAATTCTGATTTACAACACCAAGAAAAGACAGTTCTAATGTTAATTTTTGATCTTTCTTCTAATGAACAACCTCAGCTATACCTAGCAAAATGGTATTTTCCATATAAATTTATTGATTAAATGATATCGCTACCAAATTTTGTTAAAGTACTAATGTAAATAATGAAATTTTAAATTGGGAACTTATATTAGTGAATGTATCCAAGCGGGCTAGAATAAAAGACGTAGCTGAAAGAGCAGGTGTATCGAGTATGACTGTCTCTAGAGTTCTTAGTCAAGATACAAAAGTGAGTAGCGCTAAAAAAGAGTTAGTAATGGAAGCTGTTAAAGCGCTTAATTATCGCCCTAATGTAGCTGCCCGTCGATTAGCGAGTAACAAATCTTTTTTTATCGGCTTACTTTATTATGATTCAGACACATCTTACGTGAGTAAATTTTTGCTGCGTGGATTAAAAAGTTGCCGAACGACGGGTCATCATCTCGTTGTAGATGAAATTGACGATGATATTGAAAAATCATTAGCATCTGTTAAAGACTTGATAGAAGTTACTCAGGTTGATGGGTTAATTTTATTGCCTCCTGTTTGTGATGACGCAAAATTACTCGCAACCTTACAAGAAGCTAACATGACTTTTGTCAGGATTTCCCCTGATACCCAGTTAAATATTTCACCTTATATTTGTATGGATGATTATCAAGCTAGTTTTGAAATGACAGAGCTGCTTATTAATAAAGGTCATACAAAAATCGGCCATATTATTGGTAATACGAATCAAGGCGTGAGCCGATTACGTTACCAAGGTTACCTTGATGCCTTACGCTCTCATCAAATTAATGTGCCACCTGAATATATTGAGCAAGGCTTGTTTACTTATGATTCAGGTCTCGCAGCAGCTAAAAAAATGCTCGCACTCGATATTAAACCAACGGCAATAGTCGCGGCAAATGATGAAATGGCTGCAGCTGTTTTGGCCGCTGCCCATTTAAATAGAATTGCAGTACCAGAAGAGTTATCTATTTCTGGGTTTGATGATGGTAATGTTGCAATAACCGTATCACCAAACTTAACAACAGTGCGGCAACCAATTCAAGAAATGGCTGAGTTAGCTATTGATATTATTGCGTCAGGGAAGTTTTCAGATTTATCAACGGCAAATCACCGTGAATTCAGAAATGTGCTCGATTTCGACATTATTGAAAGAAATTCGACAGGACAAGCACCTCAAACATAGTTTCTTATTGTGCTTTGATTAATGCATATCGAATTTCGGTTTTTAAAGGACCGTTCGGAGAAGTCATGTGAAAAGGGAAGGCAAGTTGATTTGGGCTATCTGGGCAAAACTGAGGCTCTAAACAAATGCCTTGGTTCGGAGTAAAAGGTTTATTTAAATGTTTGCCAGCATATACTTGTATTGCCGGATAATTTGAGCTGACTTGTAGCGTTAGCTTTTTATCTTGACTCGTCAGGCTGGCATGCTTTAACGCTATTTTTTCTATTGTTGTGTCTTGTAAAGATAGAATGAAATTGTCATCAAGTGATTGATTGTTATTCGCTTTTGATATTGTTGTCGGTGAGCTAAAATCATAATGGCTTCCTTCTACGGGCTGAATTTCACCTAGAGGTATGCCGTGTTTATTCACAGGTGTATAGTTGCTGCTGTTAACTTGCAGGTTGTGTTCAGTGCTCTGCTGTTTTGCATTTAAATTGAAATAGGGATGAGCAGTTGGCCCTACTATTGTGGCTTTTGCGGTGTTGACTTCTATGTTAATGATGAGTTCACTCGTTGGTGAAATTTCGTAATTTACCTTAATGCTAATGTTTCCAGGGTAACCGTTAAAGCCGTCTTTTAATTGACAAGTTAAGGTAAGTGAACTGTCATCATGGTAACTACATTGCCAAAACTGGCTGTCTAACGCTCCCTTGCCACCATGTAATTGGTTTTTTCCTTCATTGGCTGATAAGGTCACTTCCTTTTCATCAACTGTGTAACAAGCATTAGCAATTCTATTGGCGTATGGTCCAACAATTGCGCCCATGAAAAAAGGATCTGTTAGGTAATCTTCAAGGTCTGGATAGCCTAAAACAATATTACGACTTTCATCACCCACTTTGGTTTGCCAACGAATGATGCGTGCACCAAAATTAGTTATAGAAAGGGTATCGCCTTGGTGATTTTTTATCTCATAAGCGGTGATTCTAGTCATCAGGGAGCCTTATTTATCAGCTTTACTATCTTGGTAAAAGTGCATCAAACCTTGAGTTGAGCTATCGTGAGTATCACTGATACTGTTTTTAGCTAATTCTGCCTGTATGTTATTCGCTAAGCCTTTACCTAGTTCAACTCCCCATTGATCGAATGAGCAAATTTGTAAAAGAATGCCTTGCGTGAATATTTTGTGTTCATACAGCGCAATTAAGCTACCGATGGAGCGTGGTGATATTCGTTTCATCAATATGGTATTCGTGGGTCTATTACCTTTATGCACTTTATGAGGCACAACTTTATCAATATACTCAGGAGTCCTTCCTTTCATTTTTAAGTCTTCTCGTACTTGTTGTTCATTAACACCTTGCATTAACGCTTGAGTTTGAGCGAAAAAGTTAGCCATCAAAGTTTCATGGTGACCTTGTACAGGTGTTACACTTTCAACTGAGCCAATAAAATCAGTCGGGACAATATTATTACTTTGGTGTAAGTATTGATAAAAAGCATGCTGACCATTAATGCCTAGTTCACCCCAGATAGAAGGCACAGTAGGGTAGTCAATAGACTCTCCTTGCCAGTTAACAGACTTGCCATTACTTTCCATTTCAGCTTGTTGTAAGTAGGCTGACAACATATGCAGTGACTGGTCGTAGGGTAAAATAGCTTGAGATTGAGCGCCTAAAAAGGTGCAATTCCATAGACTTAACAAAGCTAGTATCACAGGAGCATTTTGTTCCAGTGGTGCTTGAGAAAAATGGTTGTCAATTTCAT
The Thalassotalea hakodatensis genome window above contains:
- a CDS encoding HD domain-containing protein, with the translated sequence MTNLPQTQLIPATVEQSIQPLLAEVASFKRFKGAYSLVGSTERYDKSGKAYWIIKLSDISTSINVYCFNMNEYVEQLACNAIVHIEATLKYVDGYQYVRCAFLQRLPSNVSRKVLSINSLPSCYSPAPETLLQLKTLVDSLSSRHLTRFMSDVLVGRDIGIYYLQCPASIRHHHSFAGGLLAHSIDVANKLLSENQLKGAERDIAIVAALIHDIGKTRTLSLTGHRTHLGAVVDHDELTLEICAKAFVKLDKFEPQSAVMLRHILTCASPGSRCGYEAITPIASKLQLADKASASMHFTTTTLAQIA
- a CDS encoding site-specific integrase, which codes for MAKLSSRKDTKNLYFDFTFQGKRCRENTNLSDTKVNRRRLQKKLDQINAELLTGQFDYLNHFPNSKVAQKLLLDEQKLSGTTTKKTPSFEDFLDEWFEESILKWRPSHLKNMKSMKNKYYLPTFKGKKIDSITRADLLKFRTSLAKEPGRNGRLTLSNNRINKIMDPLRRVFEEAADRHDFNTPFIRIKPLKIEKTDVNPFSLEEVNKIIANVREDYSRYYLIRFLTGMRTGEIDGLKWKYVDFNNRMIKVRETIVAGECDYTKNDFSQREITMSQPVYDALKLQEQVSSSLSDYVFCTLSGQPIEHNNVTKRVWYPLLKRLGLEKRRPYQSRHTAATLWLASGESPEWIAKQMGHSNTQMLFQVYSRFVPNLTRNDGSAFENLLKKNFPGANHD
- a CDS encoding helix-turn-helix domain-containing protein produces the protein MIKCHLARLMGERKMKVMDVARETGLNRNTITLLYKETAQRIDLDAIDKLCELFDCEVEDLLQRKVD
- a CDS encoding HU family DNA-binding protein, whose translation is MNSLMDTITSELVEGNDVTLVRFGTFKISARAARKGRNPQTGAEIRIAASTVPSFKACKALKDACN
- a CDS encoding FAD-binding and (Fe-S)-binding domain-containing protein encodes the protein MPTKPYQNFVDDLRQVLPNERIITDYTKRFAYGVDASFYRLIPKVVLLIDNEEELIFSLRKAHVANLAVTFRAAGTSLSGQAQSDSILIMLTNSWRHHEILDLGLKIKLGPAVIGADANKYLLPYGRKIGPDPASIDTCKIAGIAANNSSGMCCGVSQNSYHTLASIRVILNDGSIFDNSSCERVDEFRKNHSNLLDQISTLANSTKDNKVLKELIEHKYRLKNTTGYAINSLIDFDDPIDILAHLIIGSEGTLGFISSITYHTVIEHKYRASTLILFPDLSVTCKVVSMLANEEVSAVELLDYRSLKSVSNMEGLPDFILDVKEGNAALLIETRANNQDSLNEQAKLLNKAISAFEQVAAINFTDDIEQYSKLWAIRKQTFPAVGAVRETGTTVIIEDVAFPVEKLAEGVAALQQLFDKYQYDEAIIFGHALDGNLHFVFTQDFASQVEVDRYEAFMNDVCQLVAVDFKGSLKAEHGTGRNMAPFIELEWGKQGYQLMRDIKALFDPSNLLNPGVIINDDNKAHLKSLKALPKADDIVDKCIECGFCEPVCPSVGLSFTPRQRISSYREIQRLRKSDEDPNLLAKLEADYEYLGIDTCAATGLCAQRCPVGINTGDLVRKFRSERNQKHEKVSIKLANNFKTIESLTRFSLASVDLAQKVLGNNVMSSLSKLLRKLSFNRLPLWTESMPAKANYHPKPAVALESDSRPKVVYFPSCATRTMGPANEAKQQKSLTAVTMRLLEKAGFEIISPDFSGQCCGMPFKSKGMFNQAEQKRQATVNQLNQLSNNGQFPILFDTSPCKSMLSEGEGASSNLTIYEPVGFIEDILTQHLTFSPIDESIMLHVTCTSRKMGLMDKMISLANRCAIKVYIPEHIYCCGFAGDKGFTLPELNASALSTLKSQVPDDCSQGYSNSRTCEIGLSEHSGIDYQSIIYLVDKVTQPRFPK
- a CDS encoding LacI family DNA-binding transcriptional regulator, with amino-acid sequence MNVSKRARIKDVAERAGVSSMTVSRVLSQDTKVSSAKKELVMEAVKALNYRPNVAARRLASNKSFFIGLLYYDSDTSYVSKFLLRGLKSCRTTGHHLVVDEIDDDIEKSLASVKDLIEVTQVDGLILLPPVCDDAKLLATLQEANMTFVRISPDTQLNISPYICMDDYQASFEMTELLINKGHTKIGHIIGNTNQGVSRLRYQGYLDALRSHQINVPPEYIEQGLFTYDSGLAAAKKMLALDIKPTAIVAANDEMAAAVLAAAHLNRIAVPEELSISGFDDGNVAITVSPNLTTVRQPIQEMAELAIDIIASGKFSDLSTANHREFRNVLDFDIIERNSTGQAPQT
- a CDS encoding aldose epimerase family protein, translated to MTRITAYEIKNHQGDTLSITNFGARIIRWQTKVGDESRNIVLGYPDLEDYLTDPFFMGAIVGPYANRIANACYTVDEKEVTLSANEGKNQLHGGKGALDSQFWQCSYHDDSSLTLTCQLKDGFNGYPGNISIKVNYEISPTSELIINIEVNTAKATIVGPTAHPYFNLNAKQQSTEHNLQVNSSNYTPVNKHGIPLGEIQPVEGSHYDFSSPTTISKANNNQSLDDNFILSLQDTTIEKIALKHASLTSQDKKLTLQVSSNYPAIQVYAGKHLNKPFTPNQGICLEPQFCPDSPNQLAFPFHMTSPNGPLKTEIRYALIKAQ